One Thunnus maccoyii chromosome 14, fThuMac1.1, whole genome shotgun sequence genomic window carries:
- the LOC121911879 gene encoding indoleamine 2,3-dioxygenase 2-like has translation METNSRETLQADSNAFDLSEELGFLLKEPLTNLPDYYRVWLDLANNLTHLIESRKLRDMVHKMPVLSPDLLTNHRELRLAHLALGFISMGYVWQEGQHAPAQILPKALAWPYWLVSRRLGLPPILTYADSVLANWKLKDPTGDMEIGNMELIFSFPGGESCKGFFIVSLLVEMAASSGIMGALEVMHAMKISDLIGVQKGLGKVTQSLKKMKETLKLMHNHVDPTAFHGTLRIFVSGWRDNPMLPKGLLYEGVSNEPILLSGGSAAQSSAIQCFDALLCIQHEDETGAFLTRMRDYMPPAHRQLIETLFVCPSLRDFILSCSSSDICQAYNSCVSALVDLRNYHLNIVTKYIIVPGNHARAMGCPLRGVGNMLNTTGTGGSSLMVFLKSVRDTTQKALITETICIERN, from the exons ATGGAGACcaacagcagagaaacactACAGGCAGACTCCAATGCATTTGATTTATCTGAGGAGCTTGGATTCCTCCTCAAAGAGCCACTG ACGAACCTTCCAGACTATTATCGAGTGTGGCTGGACCTGGCGAATAATCTCACACATCTGATAGAGTCCCGTAAACTACGGGACATGGTTCACAAG ATGCCTGTCTTGAGTCCAGATCTCTTGACTAACCATAGGGAGCTCAGGCTGGCTCACCTAGCGCTGGGATTCATCAGCATGGGATACGTGTGGCAGGAAGGACAACATGCACCTGCTCAG ATTCTCCCAAAAGCTCTGGCCTGGCCTTATTGGCTGGTATCTCGCAGACTGGGCCTTCCACCCATCCTGACTTATGCAGACTCAGTTTTAGCCAACTGGAAGTTGAAGGATCCCACAGG GGATATGGAAATTGG gaacatGGAATTGATCTTTTCCTTCCCTGGTGGTGAGAGTTGTAAAGGATTTTTCATTGTGTCATTGTTGGTGGAGATGGCTGCTAGTTCCGGCATTATG GGGGCTCTGGAAGTGATGCATGCTATGAAAATCTCTGACCTCATTGGCGTACAGAAAGGTCTGGGCAAAGTAACTCAGTCTCTGAAGAAGATGAAGGAAACTTTAAAACTCATGCACA ATCATGTGGACCCAACTGCGTTTCATGGAACATTGAGAATTTTTGTCTCAGG GTGGCGAGACAACCCCATGCTTCCAAAGGGGCTGTTGTATGAAGGTGTGAGCAATGAGCCAATTTTGTTATCAGGCGGAAGTGCAGCCCAGAGTTCAGCCATTCAGTGCTTTGATGCTTTGCTGTGCATTCAGCATGAGGATGAGACAG GAGCCTTCCTGACACGCATGAGGGATTACATGCCTCCTGCCCACCGTCAGCTGATAGAAACTCTTTTTGTCTGTCCATCTCTGCGAGACTTCATCCTGTCCTGCTCCAGCTCTGATATCTGCCAGGCTTACAACTCCTGTGTCTCAGCGCTGGTGGATTTACGGAACTACCACCTCAATATCGTGACCAAGTACATCATTGTGCCTGGTAACCATGCACGCGCCATGGGTTGCCCGCTCAGAGGTGTGGGCAACATGCTTAACACCACAGGCACAGGAGGATCCAGCCTCATGGTCTTCCTCAAGAGCGTTCGCGATACCACACAAAAAGCACTGATCACAGAAACCATCTGTATTGAGAGAAACTGA